Proteins encoded by one window of Anaerosporomusa subterranea:
- a CDS encoding adenine deaminase produces MKVDLLLKNVRIFNSYAKRFIDADAAILNGKFLYIGKRDIDQLQPDVSIDGQGAYMIPGLIDIHMHIESSMTAPLPFSWELVKNGVTTIVAEPHEIANIFGIEGIRSMLEAGKDAPNDIFLGVPSSVPSTSLEIETSGATIELADLAELLQSESVVCLGEVMNYVDVVYKQDAKINQLINYTRTEKPHLPIEGHCPKLLGLELARFIYAGVDSDHTQQTVAGMEERLLNGMFVEIQEKSLTPDIINFLIEQQMGEHFAFVTDDVMADSLVAKGHLNHIVKSAIGLGMKPEQAIYAATFTPARRMGLKDRGSIAPGKRADFVLLDNLEQFTIAKTFKNGKEVFNQSEHQKSYAKAGLFPKHFYHSVKLSPLNEGSFRLPIAATTQTACCRIITVTAGTTFTKETQAELPVRNAEIDWENSAYCLIGVFERHGKNGNIGWGLVGGDVISQGAIATTYAHDHHNLLVIGRNKRDMLIAANTVIANQGGYCVVHDGEVIGEVALPVAGILSELPISELAQQVKGLKEAMQKLGFKHGNPIMSLSTLSLPVSQELKITDKGLVKVNEQKLVSLLL; encoded by the coding sequence ATGAAAGTTGACCTGTTGCTTAAGAATGTTCGCATCTTTAATTCCTATGCCAAGCGATTCATCGATGCCGATGCTGCTATTTTGAACGGAAAATTTCTTTATATAGGAAAACGCGATATTGACCAATTGCAACCTGATGTGTCGATCGACGGTCAGGGGGCGTATATGATCCCTGGCCTTATTGATATTCATATGCATATCGAGAGCTCCATGACTGCTCCGCTGCCCTTCTCTTGGGAACTGGTCAAGAATGGCGTTACAACCATTGTCGCTGAGCCGCATGAAATTGCTAATATCTTTGGTATTGAAGGCATCAGGTCTATGCTTGAAGCCGGTAAGGATGCTCCCAACGATATTTTTCTCGGCGTGCCTAGCTCTGTGCCTTCTACCAGTCTCGAAATTGAGACTAGCGGCGCGACAATTGAATTGGCTGACTTGGCCGAATTGCTGCAGTCAGAATCGGTCGTTTGTCTGGGCGAAGTCATGAATTATGTCGATGTAGTGTACAAACAGGATGCCAAGATCAATCAACTGATTAACTATACCAGAACAGAGAAGCCTCATCTGCCAATTGAAGGTCATTGCCCCAAACTGTTGGGTTTGGAGTTGGCTCGCTTTATCTATGCGGGAGTCGACTCCGATCACACCCAACAGACCGTTGCCGGCATGGAGGAACGCTTGCTGAATGGGATGTTTGTTGAAATCCAAGAGAAGTCATTAACGCCAGACATTATCAACTTTCTCATCGAGCAGCAGATGGGTGAACATTTTGCCTTTGTCACCGATGATGTGATGGCAGATTCGCTGGTTGCGAAGGGCCACTTAAACCATATTGTCAAAAGCGCGATTGGTCTGGGGATGAAGCCAGAGCAGGCCATTTATGCTGCTACGTTTACACCTGCCCGCAGAATGGGGCTGAAAGACCGCGGTAGCATCGCGCCGGGGAAACGGGCAGATTTTGTTCTGTTGGACAACTTGGAACAATTTACGATCGCAAAGACCTTCAAAAATGGCAAAGAAGTCTTTAACCAGTCTGAACATCAAAAGTCGTATGCGAAGGCTGGGTTATTTCCAAAACACTTCTATCACAGTGTGAAGCTTTCACCTTTAAATGAAGGCAGCTTCCGACTGCCCATTGCTGCGACTACCCAGACCGCCTGCTGCCGGATTATTACTGTGACCGCCGGTACGACATTTACCAAGGAGACTCAGGCGGAATTACCAGTGCGTAATGCAGAGATCGATTGGGAAAACTCAGCTTATTGCTTGATCGGTGTCTTTGAACGGCACGGTAAGAACGGGAACATTGGCTGGGGCCTAGTTGGCGGAGATGTTATCTCACAAGGTGCAATCGCTACTACTTATGCGCACGATCATCACAATTTACTGGTCATTGGCCGTAATAAACGCGATATGCTGATAGCAGCCAACACGGTGATTGCCAACCAGGGCGGTTACTGCGTTGTTCACGACGGCGAGGTAATCGGCGAAGTAGCCCTACCAGTGGCTGGCATCTTATCCGAACTTCCGATAAGTGAATTAGCACAACAGGTGAAAGGCTTGAAAGAAGCGATGCAAAAGCTTGGTTTTAAGCATGGTAATCCTATTATGTCGCTTAGCACTCTTTCGCTGCCAGTCAGTCAGGAGTTGAAAATCACTGACAAAGGGCTGGTTAAAGTTAATGAACAGAAGTTAGTTTCGCTTTTGCTATAA
- a CDS encoding FAD-binding protein — MLSFDVLVIGGGGAGMRAAIEAARAHECSVALLTKAHPLRSTTGCTGGGINAVLNSADPDDTVEKYIKDTIVGGDYLNDQDAVEFFASQAASAVKELDRFGVPFFRDETGRIAQSRGGGASAPRVCWTLGHAIAHSLYEQYLRYEIYDLSDVFLLDLTVENGRLQGVIALNIQTGTVFPIAAKAVVMATGGAGRIYWQRTTDPVDCTGDGLAICLKAGIALKDTEFVQFHPTALAATGILLSEAARGAGAYLLNRDGERFMSRYEPEKMELATRDAISTAIETEIREGRGYGTGAGAHVMLDLRHIDRGILQDKLKQVYDAAVKFEGLDPSESLLPIRPACHYMMGGIDVVDFKTCTTSIPGLFAAGECACVSVQGANRLGGNALSEVVVFGKTAGAAAAAYAKSQLVSDHASLQDGVSCWQLRFASVRARQSGISLTKIRERLAACMWENVGISRNARSLQVALDTICELKQDYESVEIGDSQQRGNSAFVHYLEVGNLLDIAYAVTLGALSRRESRGCHQRSDFPARDDANFLKHTLISKIDGDFHVNYRPVSITKYLPTERKP; from the coding sequence ATGCTCTCGTTTGATGTCTTAGTTATTGGAGGCGGTGGAGCGGGAATGCGGGCCGCCATCGAAGCCGCCCGTGCGCATGAATGCTCGGTCGCGTTACTGACCAAAGCTCATCCGTTGCGTTCGACAACAGGCTGTACCGGCGGCGGGATTAACGCCGTTCTCAATAGTGCAGATCCGGATGATACAGTGGAGAAATATATAAAAGATACAATTGTCGGTGGTGATTATTTAAATGACCAGGATGCAGTCGAGTTTTTTGCCTCGCAAGCCGCTAGCGCGGTGAAAGAGCTGGACCGCTTTGGTGTCCCCTTTTTTCGTGATGAAACTGGTCGTATTGCGCAAAGCCGGGGAGGCGGCGCGTCAGCGCCTAGGGTGTGTTGGACGCTCGGACATGCAATTGCGCATAGTCTGTATGAACAGTACTTGCGTTATGAAATTTATGATTTATCTGATGTCTTCCTACTTGATTTAACAGTTGAAAATGGCCGACTGCAGGGCGTCATCGCTCTTAATATCCAAACAGGAACTGTTTTTCCCATTGCGGCCAAAGCGGTTGTCATGGCAACAGGAGGCGCGGGCCGCATTTATTGGCAACGAACCACAGACCCAGTAGACTGTACTGGTGATGGCCTCGCTATTTGCCTAAAGGCGGGTATTGCTCTCAAAGACACAGAATTCGTTCAGTTCCACCCAACTGCTTTAGCAGCAACCGGGATACTGCTCTCTGAGGCTGCGCGCGGAGCTGGCGCTTATCTGCTAAATCGTGACGGTGAGCGATTTATGAGCCGATATGAACCGGAAAAGATGGAATTGGCTACTCGGGATGCGATTTCGACTGCGATTGAGACCGAGATTCGAGAGGGGCGGGGCTATGGTACAGGCGCGGGTGCCCACGTTATGCTCGATCTACGGCACATCGATCGGGGAATATTGCAGGATAAACTAAAACAGGTGTATGATGCAGCCGTAAAATTTGAGGGACTCGATCCGAGTGAAAGTCTGCTGCCGATTCGGCCAGCCTGTCACTATATGATGGGGGGCATTGACGTGGTTGACTTTAAGACATGTACAACATCAATTCCTGGCTTATTTGCCGCCGGCGAATGCGCTTGTGTTTCCGTTCAAGGGGCGAATCGACTGGGCGGCAATGCCCTGTCAGAGGTTGTAGTCTTTGGCAAGACCGCTGGGGCTGCGGCGGCGGCCTATGCGAAGAGCCAACTTGTGTCTGATCATGCTAGCCTCCAGGATGGGGTAAGTTGTTGGCAGTTGCGGTTTGCTTCAGTCCGCGCCAGACAAAGTGGCATATCTCTAACTAAGATCCGCGAGCGATTAGCAGCCTGTATGTGGGAGAATGTGGGGATCAGCCGCAACGCGCGGAGCTTGCAAGTCGCGCTGGATACTATTTGTGAACTGAAACAAGACTATGAGAGTGTCGAAATTGGTGATTCACAACAACGCGGCAATTCCGCATTTGTACATTACCTGGAAGTCGGCAACTTGCTTGATATTGCCTATGCCGTAACTCTTGGCGCGTTATCGCGACGCGAATCTAGGGGCTGTCATCAACGCAGCGACTTTCCCGCTAGAGATGATGCTAACTTCTTGAAGCACACTTTGATATCGAAAATTGACGGCGACTTTCATGTTAACTACCGACCGGTAAGTATAACAAAATATCTGCCAACAGAGAGGAAGCCATGA
- a CDS encoding succinate dehydrogenase/fumarate reductase iron-sulfur subunit: MNKQITFAVSRFDGETSYIQTYQLDYQSGKTVLWWLNAIKEEQDPSLTLTVACRAGLCGACALQVNGDPVLACETLLDPLLMQGQVKIEPLNAFPLVRDLMLDWRGAIARMKSIHPWLEVENDQTSSTGCVQTQMEYQEVKPYVACIGCGICASVCPALAGEGFIEPFLFVKARRLIVDSRSSDRSRQAVLKAVRPYLQNCLHCGLCEEACPKSVSPEKAVSSMVTDV, from the coding sequence ATGAACAAGCAGATAACATTTGCAGTCAGCAGATTTGACGGGGAAACAAGCTATATTCAAACCTATCAATTGGACTATCAGTCTGGAAAAACGGTCTTATGGTGGCTAAATGCAATCAAAGAAGAACAGGACCCCTCCCTGACACTTACGGTTGCTTGTCGCGCCGGGCTTTGCGGCGCATGCGCTCTGCAGGTGAATGGCGATCCTGTTTTGGCCTGTGAAACTTTGCTGGATCCACTGCTCATGCAAGGACAAGTCAAGATTGAGCCGCTTAATGCCTTTCCTTTGGTCCGTGATCTGATGCTTGACTGGCGTGGGGCGATAGCTAGGATGAAGAGCATTCATCCTTGGCTTGAAGTCGAAAACGATCAAACCAGCAGTACTGGGTGTGTACAGACCCAGATGGAATATCAGGAAGTAAAACCCTATGTCGCCTGCATCGGGTGTGGCATCTGCGCCTCTGTATGTCCTGCCCTCGCGGGAGAAGGCTTTATCGAACCGTTTCTATTTGTCAAGGCGCGGCGGCTGATAGTCGATTCCCGATCAAGTGACCGCAGCCGTCAGGCTGTACTAAAGGCGGTGAGGCCCTACTTGCAAAATTGTCTGCATTGCGGTCTTTGTGAGGAGGCTTGTCCTAAAAGTGTATCGCCGGAGAAGGCGGTCAGTAGTATGGTGACCGACGTATAA
- a CDS encoding MFS transporter: MENSNNKNSNIKPVIAISLLTAACLVGDSMLYIVLPTHWQEAGLSSLWEVGVLLSANRLIRLPLNPIVGWLYQRISSRIGVLLATLLAVITTASYGLLQGFWLLLAMRCIWGIAWTFLRLGAYFTILDFSSDNNRGHFMGTYNGLFRLGSLVGMLAGGLLADSFGLKTTAILFAALTACSIPCIFLFIPKALTHQRDVATGCIPTAHILKEWPVVWALLTGAVVAMIYQGLFNATISHLIKTLYSEMVSIGGFLIGAASLAGILQALRWSWEPWLAPWFGRRSDGRGGRRFLLTSTLLLATALFTLIPLQLPILFWLFLLLLLQVTATILTTLADAVASDVAVSTSKAVVMTAYSFAIDLGAALGPLAAYLLTQTMGPEYTYWFAGVVLGLISLKWLIASPMSQAD; encoded by the coding sequence ATGGAGAATAGCAACAACAAAAATAGCAATATAAAACCGGTAATTGCAATATCGCTACTGACAGCAGCATGCCTTGTTGGAGATTCAATGCTATACATTGTACTGCCGACCCACTGGCAGGAAGCCGGGCTTTCGTCACTATGGGAAGTTGGTGTGTTGTTATCAGCCAACCGATTAATTAGGCTACCCCTAAACCCGATTGTTGGCTGGCTTTACCAGCGCATCAGCAGCCGAATCGGAGTTTTGCTGGCCACTCTGCTGGCTGTGATAACGACAGCTTCTTATGGATTGCTGCAGGGCTTTTGGCTGTTGCTCGCCATGCGATGCATCTGGGGCATTGCCTGGACATTTTTGCGTTTAGGAGCCTACTTTACGATCTTGGATTTCTCTAGTGATAACAATCGCGGCCATTTCATGGGAACATATAATGGACTATTCAGGCTAGGGAGCCTAGTTGGCATGCTAGCCGGCGGTTTGCTCGCTGATTCGTTCGGCTTAAAAACCACAGCTATACTATTTGCCGCATTAACCGCCTGCTCCATACCCTGCATTTTCTTATTCATTCCTAAAGCGCTAACCCATCAGCGGGATGTAGCGACAGGTTGTATCCCAACAGCGCATATATTGAAAGAATGGCCAGTTGTTTGGGCGCTGCTGACAGGTGCAGTTGTCGCAATGATCTACCAGGGTCTATTCAACGCGACGATCAGTCATTTAATAAAAACTCTGTATTCAGAAATGGTATCAATCGGCGGCTTTTTAATCGGCGCTGCCTCGCTTGCCGGCATACTGCAAGCCCTCCGCTGGAGCTGGGAGCCATGGCTTGCGCCATGGTTTGGCAGACGATCCGATGGACGCGGCGGTAGACGATTTCTGTTGACCTCAACCTTACTGTTAGCTACGGCGTTGTTTACGCTCATCCCGCTTCAACTTCCCATCTTATTCTGGCTGTTCCTGCTCTTACTGTTGCAGGTCACGGCAACTATTCTAACCACCCTGGCTGACGCGGTGGCATCAGATGTAGCGGTTTCAACATCGAAGGCGGTTGTAATGACTGCTTACTCGTTTGCTATCGATTTAGGAGCGGCTCTAGGTCCTCTGGCAGCTTATCTGCTGACTCAGACAATGGGACCGGAATACACATATTGGTTTGCGGGGGTTGTTCTCGGACTCATTTCCCTCAAATGGCTAATCGCATCACCGATGTCTCAGGCAGATTAA
- a CDS encoding Na/Pi cotransporter family protein, whose product MANLLALLLGVFLLAGGLLLMRYGLSCLLWYRLQKMLSVATGTPWRGLVTGTLAAALFQSSTAVCLLTIGLVTAEYLTFRQAFGIILGANIGTCSTVGLLSFLNTDKLLPLLLCFSGISLLFRRTRNIGLAATGLLGMFCGLYLLNTGMTELQALEPVHRLLRLADSSTWLGILAGVLITFMFQSSSAATVMVMTLTDNGVFGLTTAAYIVYGSNLGSCLSSVLVSAIAPLAAKRVAAAHVLVNLLGILLFLPITEQLVTITERISTDPAVQVAVLHTAFNVISSLAVLPVAGRFARLVEILIPRDKAIW is encoded by the coding sequence TTGGCTAATCTACTCGCCCTACTACTGGGTGTTTTTTTATTAGCAGGCGGTTTACTGCTTATGCGTTATGGACTAAGTTGCTTATTGTGGTATCGCTTGCAGAAAATGCTTTCAGTGGCAACTGGCACTCCCTGGAGAGGCTTAGTGACAGGAACGCTCGCCGCGGCATTGTTTCAGAGCAGCACAGCTGTTTGTTTATTGACCATCGGCTTAGTCACCGCCGAATACCTGACGTTTCGCCAGGCATTTGGCATCATCTTGGGCGCTAACATCGGCACTTGTTCAACTGTGGGATTACTAAGCTTCTTGAATACAGATAAGCTGCTACCATTGTTGCTATGTTTTTCTGGCATCAGTCTCCTATTCCGAAGAACTCGCAACATCGGTCTAGCAGCAACAGGCCTATTGGGCATGTTTTGCGGTTTGTATCTGCTCAACACTGGAATGACTGAACTGCAAGCTCTCGAACCGGTTCACCGCCTACTACGGTTAGCTGACTCGAGCACTTGGCTAGGAATTCTGGCAGGAGTATTGATTACATTTATGTTTCAGTCTAGCAGCGCGGCCACTGTCATGGTAATGACGCTGACTGATAATGGTGTATTTGGCTTAACAACTGCAGCATATATTGTTTATGGGTCCAATCTAGGCTCTTGTCTTTCGTCCGTCCTTGTAAGCGCTATAGCACCGCTAGCTGCAAAACGAGTAGCTGCTGCGCATGTCTTAGTGAATCTGTTGGGCATCCTATTGTTTTTGCCTATAACCGAACAACTCGTTACTATAACCGAGCGAATTTCCACAGATCCCGCCGTACAGGTCGCGGTATTACACACAGCCTTCAACGTGATCTCGTCTCTGGCAGTCCTGCCAGTGGCAGGACGGTTTGCGCGGCTTGTGGAAATTCTAATTCCCAGAGATAAAGCAATATGGTGA
- a CDS encoding nitroreductase family protein, which produces MDCHEAIFGRRSCRNFKNQPVEPEKIQRLLEAALYAPSPANKQPWEFIVTSNLKYNEQIKATSDVTKEKLAVRSGWKWLPVFDLSFLLQAPTLIVVIGDPSRNGAEQFLDDPSPGYLESCSAAVQNLMLSAHAQGLGTLWFSLFEKGDVRKIFGISEDKDPIGVICVGYPEKIGTPPARKGIEDKVTFLD; this is translated from the coding sequence GTGGATTGTCATGAGGCTATTTTCGGCAGGAGAAGCTGCCGAAATTTCAAGAATCAACCTGTTGAACCGGAAAAGATTCAGCGGCTGCTCGAAGCAGCACTCTACGCGCCATCTCCGGCAAATAAGCAGCCCTGGGAATTTATTGTTACCAGTAACCTGAAGTATAATGAGCAAATAAAGGCTACCTCTGATGTAACGAAAGAAAAACTTGCTGTCAGAAGCGGTTGGAAGTGGCTGCCGGTTTTTGATCTAAGCTTTTTGTTGCAAGCTCCGACGCTGATTGTCGTGATTGGCGATCCTAGCCGAAACGGAGCAGAACAGTTTCTAGATGACCCCAGTCCCGGTTACCTCGAATCCTGCAGCGCAGCAGTGCAGAATTTGATGCTTAGTGCGCATGCCCAAGGATTGGGAACTCTCTGGTTCTCGCTGTTTGAAAAAGGTGATGTTAGAAAAATATTTGGTATCAGTGAGGATAAAGACCCAATCGGTGTCATTTGTGTCGGCTACCCTGAGAAAATTGGCACTCCGCCTGCCCGGAAGGGAATTGAAGACAAAGTTACGTTTCTTGATTAA
- the uxaC gene encoding glucuronate isomerase: MKQFMDENFLLSNKTAEILYHDYAKEMPIFDFHCHLSPKEVAENKRYRNIAEIWLGGDHYKWRAMRANGVDERFITGDAPDKDKFMKWAETMTQCIGNPLYHWTHLELKRFFGIDKLLSPQTADEIWEKCNELLQKDEFTAQGLIKRSNVKAICTTDDPADSLEYHIALAKNTAFGVKVLPAFRPDKSFNIDKDGFLDWIAKLANVTGKEIKTVAAVKEALLQRLEFFHQVGCRVSDHALDPIVFATATEEQANAVLQKALQGKELSELEVKQYKTHIMVFLGKQYARLGWVMQLHIGTIRNNNSRMMRLIGPDTGFDATADYTIAEPLAKFFDALDTTDELPKTILYCLNPRDNDVLSTIAGCFQGGVPGKMQFGSGWWFNDQKDGMLKQMTTLANIGLLSRFVGMLTDSRSFLSYTRHEYFRRILCNMIGEWVENGEAPNDIELLGAMVKNICFTNAEQYFGIEL, from the coding sequence ATGAAACAGTTTATGGATGAGAACTTCTTGTTGAGTAACAAAACTGCGGAAATCCTGTATCACGACTATGCCAAAGAAATGCCGATATTCGATTTTCACTGTCATTTGAGTCCTAAAGAAGTCGCCGAGAACAAACGTTACCGCAACATTGCCGAAATCTGGTTGGGCGGTGATCACTACAAATGGCGCGCTATGCGGGCTAACGGGGTTGACGAGCGATTTATCACCGGCGATGCGCCTGACAAAGATAAATTCATGAAATGGGCCGAGACGATGACCCAGTGTATCGGCAATCCGTTATATCATTGGACTCATCTTGAGCTCAAGCGCTTTTTCGGCATAGACAAGCTGCTATCGCCGCAGACAGCTGATGAAATCTGGGAGAAGTGTAATGAACTGCTGCAAAAAGATGAATTCACTGCTCAAGGATTGATTAAGCGTTCTAACGTCAAAGCTATCTGCACTACCGATGACCCGGCTGACTCACTGGAATACCATATCGCCTTAGCGAAGAATACTGCCTTCGGCGTTAAGGTATTGCCGGCTTTCCGCCCGGATAAGAGCTTCAACATCGACAAAGACGGCTTCCTTGATTGGATTGCTAAGCTGGCTAACGTGACTGGCAAAGAAATCAAAACAGTTGCCGCTGTTAAAGAGGCCCTCTTGCAACGCCTTGAGTTCTTCCACCAAGTCGGCTGCCGTGTCTCTGACCATGCGCTTGATCCAATCGTGTTTGCTACGGCAACCGAAGAGCAAGCCAATGCCGTGCTCCAAAAAGCGTTGCAAGGAAAAGAACTATCTGAATTAGAGGTTAAACAATATAAGACTCACATCATGGTCTTCCTTGGCAAACAGTATGCTCGCTTAGGTTGGGTCATGCAACTGCACATTGGCACTATCCGCAACAACAACTCCCGCATGATGCGACTGATCGGTCCAGATACTGGCTTTGATGCCACTGCAGATTATACAATTGCCGAGCCGTTGGCAAAGTTTTTTGATGCGTTGGATACCACAGATGAACTACCCAAGACTATACTCTACTGCCTGAATCCCCGCGATAATGATGTACTGTCGACGATTGCGGGATGTTTCCAAGGCGGCGTCCCCGGCAAGATGCAATTTGGCTCGGGCTGGTGGTTCAATGATCAAAAAGACGGTATGCTCAAGCAAATGACTACACTCGCGAACATCGGCCTACTCAGCCGCTTTGTCGGCATGCTTACTGATTCACGCAGTTTCCTTTCTTATACTCGGCATGAATACTTCAGACGTATTCTCTGCAATATGATCGGAGAATGGGTAGAAAACGGCGAGGCACCAAATGACATCGAATTACTAGGAGCAATGGTGAAAAATATCTGCTTTACTAATGCAGAGCAGTATTTCGGGATTGAACTATAA
- a CDS encoding bile acid:sodium symporter family protein codes for MLQKITKWNEWIGSHMFLITFSALLAGFSIRVPDSPTVRFIVVALFGYMTFITSLTISIKSFVKILNQPWLPLWSLLLIHIASPIIAWAVGALFYADDPHTRLAYLIFASLPVGVTSVIWASITQGNVALSLVTVTLDTLIVPVFLPLYFKLIVGQTIEISYGKMMLELVSMITLPSLLGMALHDWTKGKIVGFAKGAGGLLSKIGFFVVIFINATLVAPQIVWNASMLKILLVTLLVVIAGYYLGYVGSFGIKGRPRDVQMAMIYNVGLRNLSFGLVLALTYFPMTVAIPITMGILYQQPIAAIIPHLLKNPQPDA; via the coding sequence ATGTTGCAAAAGATTACGAAGTGGAACGAATGGATTGGCAGTCACATGTTCTTGATTACTTTTTCCGCGTTGCTTGCTGGCTTTTCCATCCGGGTTCCAGATTCTCCGACTGTTCGGTTTATTGTTGTTGCACTATTCGGTTATATGACGTTTATCACCTCATTAACGATCAGCATCAAGAGTTTTGTGAAAATCCTCAATCAGCCTTGGCTACCGTTGTGGTCGCTGCTGCTAATTCATATCGCCTCCCCGATTATCGCCTGGGCAGTTGGCGCACTATTCTATGCCGATGATCCTCATACGCGACTAGCGTATCTCATCTTCGCCTCATTGCCGGTTGGTGTCACATCTGTTATTTGGGCGTCAATCACCCAGGGCAATGTCGCTCTCTCTTTGGTCACAGTTACTCTGGATACGCTTATTGTGCCAGTGTTTCTGCCTTTATACTTTAAACTGATTGTCGGCCAAACCATTGAAATCAGCTATGGCAAAATGATGTTAGAGTTGGTCAGCATGATCACCTTGCCTAGCTTGCTCGGCATGGCGCTGCACGACTGGACCAAAGGGAAAATCGTCGGTTTTGCGAAAGGTGCCGGCGGCCTGCTATCAAAAATAGGTTTCTTTGTCGTCATATTCATTAATGCCACCCTAGTCGCGCCACAAATTGTCTGGAACGCCTCAATGCTCAAAATTCTGTTGGTTACGCTTTTGGTTGTCATTGCCGGTTATTATCTGGGTTATGTCGGTTCATTTGGCATAAAAGGGCGTCCTCGAGATGTTCAAATGGCTATGATTTATAACGTTGGTTTGCGAAATCTCAGCTTTGGTTTGGTGCTGGCTCTGACCTACTTTCCGATGACTGTAGCGATACCAATCACCATGGGAATTCTCTACCAGCAGCCCATCGCCGCAATTATTCCGCATCTGCTAAAGAACCCACAGCCAGATGCATGA